A single genomic interval of Hevea brasiliensis isolate MT/VB/25A 57/8 chromosome 4, ASM3005281v1, whole genome shotgun sequence harbors:
- the LOC110654030 gene encoding uncharacterized protein LOC110654030 produces MVEFSITNQRYTYIDDHKWPSEEIDIHHIIVRKSNAKGFIVCVSAFVVLANGLCLFLVKDISISIIFWSFLLSAILVKLMFWKSVVKESVVVMPAFGVQLETHYRSGRIARRFVPIGKILKPVLLECVTPITCYWSLSLILRGEADLMLVFKELHPPMKMLVPIWKALCIACGSEESSDPSIKNG; encoded by the exons ATGGTTGAGTTCTCTATTACTAATCAAAGATATACTTACATAGATGATCATAAATGGCCTTCTGAAGAAATTGACATTCACCATATTATAGTTCGGAAGAGCAATGCAAAAGGTTTCATTGTATGCGTATCAGCTTTTGTTGTTTTAGCAAATGGCCTTTGTCTCTTTCTAGTCAAG GATATATCAATCAGCATTATTTTCTGGAGCTTTCTTTTAAGTGCAATCCTTGTCAAATTAATGTTTTGGAAGTCTGTTGTAAAAG AGTCTGTTGTGGTAATGCCAGCTTTTGGGGTCCAACTTGAAACTCATTATAGAAG CGGAAGAATTGCCCGCCGCTTTGTTCCCATTGGCAAGATTTTGAAACCTGTGCTGCTagaatgtgtgactccaattactTGTTACTGGAGCCTGTCCCTTATTTTACGTGGGGAAGCAGATTTAATGTTGGTTTTTAAG GAATTGCATCCACCTATGAAGATGTTGGTCCCTATCTGGAAGGCCTTGTGTATTGCCTGTGGCAGTGAAGAAAGTTCAGACCCCTCTATAAAAAATGGCTAA
- the LOC110654027 gene encoding UDP-N-acetylglucosamine transporter UGNT1, which yields MASSNSSNKSILPVSISPSGEEKQKERLIKGGDEKLFRGSAMTKRGAYAAISYMSCAVLLVMFNKAALSSYNFPSANAITLFQIISSCSFLYALRRWKIISFTTGESLPISDSNTTFVPLETLMHTLPLSVAYLLYMLVTMESVRGVNVPMYTTLRRTTVAFTMIMEYLLAGQRYTPPIVGSVGVIILGAFIAGARDLSFDFYGYAVVFLANITTAIYLATISRIGKSSGLNSFGLMWCNGIVCGPILLFWTFIRGELEMTMNFPYLFSPGFLAVLLLSCILAFFLNYSIFLNTTLNSALTQTICGNLKDLFTIGLGWIIFGGLPFDIFNVIGQFLGFLGSGLYAYYKLIGR from the exons ATGGCGTCTTCTAATTCCTCTAACAAGTCGATACTTCCAGTATCCATTTCTCCAAGCGGCGAAGAGAAGCAGAAGGAGAGACTCATCAAAGGAGGCGATGAGAAGCTTTTTAGAGGATCTGCAATGACCAAAAGAGGAGCCTATGCTGCAATTTCTTATATGTCTTGTGCTG tgcttttggtaatgttcAACAAAGCAGCTCTTTCTTCTTATAACTTCCCTAGTGCGAATGCTATAACACTCTTTCAG ATAATAAGTTCATGCTCTTTCCTATATGCATTGAGACGCTGGAAGATCATCTCTTTCACCACTGGTGAATCTTTACCTATTTCTGATAGCAATACTACTTTTGTACCATTGGAGACATTGATGCACACCCTTCCTCTTTCAGTTGCCTATTTGCTTTACATG CTAGTTACCATGGAGTCTGTTCGTGGAGTAAATGTTCCAATGTACACCACTCTAAGGCGAACTACAGTGGCATTTACAATGATTATGGAGTACTTGCTGGCAGGGCAGAGGTATACACCTCCTATTGTTGGAAG TGTTGGAGTGATTATTCTTGGTGCATTCATTGCGGGAGCTCGTGACTTGTCATTTGACTTCTATGGTTATGCCGTTGTCTTCTTGGCCAACATTACGACAGCAATATATCTTGCAACTATAAGCCGTATTG GGAAATCCAGTGGCCTTAATAGCTTTGGCCTTATGTGGTGCAATG GAATTGTATGCGGACCAATTTTGCTGTTTTGGACATTTATTCGTGGTGAATTGGAGATGACAATGAATTTTCCCTATCTGTTTTCCCCTGGTTTCTTG GCTGTGCTCCTTCTTTCCTGTATACTGGCTTTCTTCTTGAATTACAGTATATTTCTGAACACTACTCTGAATTCAGCGCTCACACAGACAATTTGTGGTAACCTGAAG GACCTCTTTACCATTGGACTTGGCTGGATAATTTTTGGTGGTCTTCCTTTTGACATT TTCAATGTTATTGGACAATTTCTTGGTTTTCTTGGCTCCGGTTTGTATGCCTATTATAAGCTCATAGGGAGGTAA